Proteins from a genomic interval of Methanobacteriaceae archaeon:
- the pcn gene encoding proliferating cell nuclear antigen (pcna) — MFKAELSDPNILKTSFDAISSIVDEVQIQTDSEGLRLDALDRSHITFVHLELKSSLFDEYVCDEPEKINVDTEELMKVLKRSKGDDRVYMSLDEGNFIITFEGEAKRRFKIRLIDIEYEAPSPPNLEYPTEFEVPFSLLKDSIQDIDIFSDKIAMSVDGDRFAASAEGEFGDANIEYLHGEKIETSARSVFSLEKIKEMLKADKFSDIATISLGDDMPLNLKLRMVSDEGELSFLLAPRIEAED, encoded by the coding sequence ATGTTTAAAGCAGAGTTAAGTGACCCCAATATACTGAAAACCAGTTTCGATGCAATTTCTTCCATTGTAGACGAAGTACAAATACAGACTGACAGTGAAGGTTTGCGTCTGGATGCTCTAGACCGTAGTCACATCACATTCGTTCATTTGGAACTGAAATCCAGTCTATTTGATGAGTATGTCTGTGATGAACCTGAAAAAATCAATGTAGATACTGAAGAACTGATGAAAGTCTTGAAACGATCTAAAGGCGATGATAGAGTTTACATGTCATTAGATGAGGGTAATTTTATTATAACCTTTGAAGGGGAAGCTAAAAGAAGATTTAAAATCAGACTTATTGATATTGAATATGAAGCTCCAAGTCCTCCAAACTTAGAGTATCCTACTGAGTTCGAGGTTCCATTTAGTCTGCTTAAAGATTCTATACAAGATATAGATATTTTCTCGGATAAAATCGCTATGAGTGTGGACGGGGATAGATTTGCCGCATCTGCTGAGGGTGAGTTTGGGGATGCTAATATTGAATATTTGCATGGTGAAAAGATAGAAACTAGTGCCCGTTCAGTATTTTCCCTGGAAAAGATCAAGGAAATGCTTAAGGCTGACAAATTTTCAGATATTGCCACTATAAGTCTGGGAGATGACATGCCTTTAAATCTTAAACTCAGAATGGTTTCTGATGAAGGTGAATTAAGCTTTTTATTGGCTCCTAGAATTGAAGCAGAAGACTAA
- a CDS encoding DUF99 family protein encodes MKNKKFRTIKSEIRILGIDDAPFTPHKEGNVLLVGTFFRGGSWLDGVLTTYVQIDGTDSTEQIVKMVNDSRYNGQLGVIMLDGITFGGFNVVDITQIFEKTTVPVVVAMRRYPDFEKIEKALQNFSDGEERWKNVKKAGPIHQVDDSGSLFIQICGIELSDALEIVRLSTTHSNLPEPIRTAHIIAAGVETGESYGNA; translated from the coding sequence ATGAAAAATAAGAAATTCCGAACTATTAAGTCTGAAATAAGAATTTTAGGCATTGATGATGCCCCATTTACTCCTCATAAGGAAGGTAATGTTCTACTGGTGGGAACCTTTTTCCGGGGAGGGTCATGGTTAGATGGAGTCTTGACTACCTATGTCCAAATTGATGGAACTGACTCTACAGAACAGATAGTGAAAATGGTCAATGATTCTCGGTATAATGGCCAATTAGGTGTTATTATGCTGGACGGAATTACTTTTGGCGGTTTTAATGTGGTTGATATTACTCAAATATTTGAAAAAACTACAGTTCCGGTTGTTGTGGCCATGAGAAGATATCCTGATTTTGAAAAAATAGAAAAAGCTCTTCAAAACTTCTCAGATGGGGAAGAAAGATGGAAAAATGTAAAAAAAGCAGGGCCAATACATCAAGTTGATGATTCAGGAAGTTTATTCATTCAAATTTGCGGAATAGAATTATCTGATGCATTGGAAATAGTGAGGCTGTCCACTACTCATAGTAACTTACCCGAGCCTATTAGAACGGCCCATATAATTGCTGCTGGAGTAGAAACTGGAGAATCTTATGGTAATGCGTGA
- a CDS encoding transcription factor S gives MEFCPKCGAMMFPKDNSFQCKCGYQKEITKDLASQYDVSEKIDPKDTVIFTGDDINTLPTTRAECPKCKNMEAFWWLQQTRRADEAETRFLRCSACKHTWREYD, from the coding sequence ATGGAGTTTTGCCCTAAATGCGGAGCTATGATGTTTCCTAAAGACAACAGTTTCCAGTGTAAATGTGGTTATCAAAAAGAGATTACCAAAGATCTGGCTAGTCAATACGATGTATCTGAAAAAATAGACCCTAAAGACACGGTTATATTCACCGGTGATGATATAAACACCCTTCCAACTACTCGTGCTGAATGCCCCAAATGTAAAAATATGGAGGCATTTTGGTGGCTTCAACAGACCAGAAGGGCGGATGAAGCTGAAACTCGATTTTTAAGATGCTCAGCTTGCAAACACACTTGGAGAGAATACGACTAA
- a CDS encoding NUDIX hydrolase, producing MVGSDIINTQTPKTPFLTVDIIIMSPKDTIVLIKRKYDPYKSYWALPGGFVEIGESVEQAAVREAWEETGLNVELVELVGVYSNPDRDPRGHTVTIVYIAQTVFGNLKADSDAEDAFEFTKDEISDLKLAFDHKTILKNALNILNKRS from the coding sequence TTGGTCGGAAGTGATATTATTAATACTCAGACTCCTAAAACCCCTTTTTTAACGGTAGATATTATCATCATGTCTCCTAAGGATACTATTGTACTTATAAAAAGAAAATACGATCCATATAAATCTTACTGGGCGCTCCCAGGGGGATTTGTAGAGATTGGTGAATCTGTTGAGCAGGCTGCTGTAAGGGAGGCTTGGGAAGAAACGGGTTTAAATGTTGAACTTGTAGAACTAGTTGGTGTTTACTCTAATCCTGATCGAGATCCTCGAGGACACACGGTAACGATTGTTTATATTGCCCAAACAGTTTTTGGGAACTTGAAAGCAGATAGTGATGCTGAGGATGCTTTTGAATTTACTAAAGATGAAATTAGTGATTTAAAACTTGCATTTGACCATAAAACCATTTTAAAAAATGCTTTAAATATTCTAAATAAAAGAAGTTAA
- a CDS encoding DNA-directed RNA polymerase subunit L, protein MEIITSKRYELEILAEGETHTLCNALRRILMEDEDVKSTAYAIDHPIVGEPKIYVKAKSPKKSLKVASETLKERCAEFKGLLETIE, encoded by the coding sequence ATGGAAATTATTACTAGTAAAAGATATGAATTGGAAATACTTGCTGAAGGAGAGACTCACACCCTCTGTAATGCACTTAGAAGAATTTTAATGGAAGATGAAGATGTTAAATCAACGGCTTATGCCATTGATCACCCAATTGTGGGAGAACCTAAAATATATGTAAAGGCCAAAAGTCCTAAAAAATCTCTCAAAGTCGCTTCAGAAACTTTAAAAGAAAGATGCGCAGAATTCAAGGGCCTTTTAGAAACAATTGAATAA